One segment of Nomascus leucogenys isolate Asia chromosome 20, Asia_NLE_v1, whole genome shotgun sequence DNA contains the following:
- the LOC100599219 gene encoding zinc finger protein 595 isoform X3, producing MSHLTQHTGLHAEEKPYKCEKCGKAFNRSTSLSKHKRIHTGEKPYTCEECGKAFRRSTVLNEHKKIHTGEKPYKCEECGKAFTRSTTLNEHKKIHTGEKPYKCKECGKAFRWSTSLNEHKNIHTGEKPYKCKECGKAFRQSRSLNEHKNIHTGEKPYTCEKCGKAFNQSSSLIIHRSIHSEQKLYKCEECGKAFTWSSSLNKHKRIHTGEKPYTCEECGKAFYRSSHLAKHKRIHTGEKPYTCEECGKAFNQSSTLILHKRIHSGQKPYKCEECGKAFTRSTTLNEHKKIHTGEKPYKCEECGKAFIWSASLNEHKNIHTGEKPYKCKECGKAFNQSSGLIIHRSIHSEQKLYKCEECGKAFTRSTALNEHKKIHSGEKPYKCKECGKSYNLSSTLTKHKRIHTGEKPFTCEECGKAFNWSSSLTKHKIIHIGEKSYKCEECGKAFNRPSTLTVHKQIHTGKEHS from the coding sequence ATGTCACACCTAACTCAACATACAGGACTTCATGCtgaagagaaaccctacaaatgtgaaaaatgtggcaaagcctttaataGGTCCACATCACTTAgtaaacataagagaattcatactggagagaaaccctacacatgtgaagaatgtggcaaagcctttagaaGGTCCACAGTTCTGAAtgaacataagaaaattcatactggagagaaaccctacaaatgtgaagaatgtggcaaagcctttacaAGGTCCACAACACTGAATGAACacaagaaaattcatactggagagaaaccctacaaatgtaaagaatgtggcaaagcctttaggTGGTCCACAAGCCTGAATGAACATAAGAatattcatactggagagaaaccctacaaatgtaaagaatgtggcaaagccttcagACAGTCCAGGAGCCTgaatgaacataaaaatattcatactggagaaaaaccctacacatgtgaaaaatgtggcaaagcttttaaccaatCCTCAAGTCTTATTATACACAGGAGCATTCATTCTGAACAAAAActttacaaatgtgaagaatgtggcaaagcttttactTGGTCCTCATCCCTTAataaacataagagaattcatactggagagaaaccttacacatgtgaagaatgtggcaaagccttttaTAGGTCCTCACACCTTGctaaacataagagaattcatactggagagaaaccctacacaTGTGAAGAATGCggcaaagcttttaaccaatCCTCAACTCTTATATTACACAAGAGAATTCATTCTGGGcaaaaaccttacaaatgtgaagaatgtggcaaagcctttacaCGGTCCACAACACTGAAtgaacataagaaaattcatactggtgagaaaccctacaaatgtgaagaatgtggcaaagctttcaTATGGTCCGCAAGCCTGAATGagcataaaaatattcatactggagagaaaccctataaatgtaaagaatgtggcaaagcttttaaccagtCCTCAGGCCTTATTATACACAGGAGCATTCATTCTGAACAAAAActttacaaatgtgaagaatgcgGCAAAGCCTTTACTCGGTCCACAGCCCTGAAtgaacataagaaaattcattctggagagaaaccctacaaatgtaaagaatgtggcaaatcTTATAACTTATCCTCAacccttactaaacataagagaattcatactggagagaaacccttcacatgtgaagaatgtggcaaagccttcaaTTGGTCCTCAtcccttactaaacataagataattcatattgGAGAGAAATCCTACAAATgcgaagaatgtggcaaagcttttaatcGGCCCTCAACCCTTACTGTACACAAGCAAATTCATACTGGCAAGGAACATAGTTGA